Below is a genomic region from Virgibacillus dokdonensis.
GTATTTTACTGTATCATAATAAAAAAAAGCAATTACGGCAAATATTTATATTGCATCGTGTCTTTTTCATTGAAAGTTGTTATATTTCATACTAATATAGTATAGTGAGGATAACAAGGTGAGGTGGGAAAATGAAATTAGAAAATACTGGATTAGAAGAAGAAATCATTGATTTAAAACCGCTTGATCATGTAACAGCAAAACATGCTTTTATCCGGGCAGGGCAATGGGATTATGAGCGGGTTACGTATGATTATCGGATCGACTCTGACGAGAAAGGCATTACATACTATATTCGAATCCAAGGCTATGCGGTAGAAGGCGATGTAGATCGTGGTGATGCAGTCATTCAAATGTTAACGCCGTTATTAGGTAAACATTACTATCCGCATGGGGTTGAATATGGGGAAGAAGAGAATTTCCCAAGTGATATAGTAGAACGAGCTAAAAGTCATATTAGTCAACTAAAAACAGAGATAAACCAACTAAAACAATAATTTAATCTCCTTAGATATGGAATTAATTTACAAACAAACCGACGCCATCCGATAATGAAGGTAGTCGGTTTTCTATATTTAACGACAATATTTAGATATTTTATAGCCCTTTTTGCAGTAGATTTCCTCTCTTTTCATTGTAGTCGAAATATATTCTCCCCGTAATAGTAATTAATTCTGTTCAAATTAGCTATTTAATGCTATATTTTTTATAAGTATATCGTTATTGCTTGATAATGAAAGGAGCCAGCATATTACTTTGTTTCGCAATATAACTAAACGTCATTGGTCACTAATTTTTTTAACTATTTTATTAATCTTATTTTTCATTTTTGTTTTACCAATATCCATTCCTTTGATTGTGGCTTTTGTAACAGCACTTATTTTAAACCCAATAATAAGATTAGTGCAAAAAAAATTAAAGGTCAATCGGAAATTATCCGTAACCATTGTTTTTTTATTGTTTTTAATCATTCTTGGAGTAGTAGGAACGTTTACTATTACACGGGCGGTTACCCAAGTTGTTAATTTTGTAGAAGAAGTGCCACAACATTTTAATGAGTTAAATAGGATTTACCAGGATTGGGAAGGGCAAGTTCAACGTTACACAGATGACCTCCCAAATGAATTTGTAAGACAAGTATCTTCAAGTATTGAAGCAAATTTGAATACTTTAACGACCAACGCAAAAGAAACGATTACTATTGAACGAATTGCGCAACTTGTTTCATCCATTCCGCAGTATTTAATTAGCTTTATCGTATATTTAATTGCTTTGTTTCTTTTCATGCTGGAGTTGCCTATCCTTAAAGCAAAGATGTACCACATGATGACAAAGGAAACAGCAGAAAAAGTATCGTTTATGAATCAACGAGTGACAAACGTGTTTTTAGGTTTCTTTAAAGCGCAGTTCCTAGTTAGCTTAATCATTTTAGCTGTAACTTTAATTGGTCTTTTGTTTATTGCTCCCGAAGTTGCCATTATTATGACATTAATTATTTGGATTGTGGATTTAATCCCTATCATCGGCTCGATAGCTGTCCTCGGGCCATGGGCGCTATTTATGTTTATGGCGGGGGATACAACCCTTGGAATACAATTGTCTATACTAGCTATTATTTTACTGGCCATTCGTAGAATCGTTGAACCGAAAGTAATGGGCCAGCATATAGGACTCTCTCCATTGGCCACGTTAATCTCTATGTTTATCGGCTTAAAATTATTAGGATTACTAGGATTTATACTTGGCCC
It encodes:
- the ytvI gene encoding sporulation integral membrane protein YtvI, giving the protein MFRNITKRHWSLIFLTILLILFFIFVLPISIPLIVAFVTALILNPIIRLVQKKLKVNRKLSVTIVFLLFLIILGVVGTFTITRAVTQVVNFVEEVPQHFNELNRIYQDWEGQVQRYTDDLPNEFVRQVSSSIEANLNTLTTNAKETITIERIAQLVSSIPQYLISFIVYLIALFLFMLELPILKAKMYHMMTKETAEKVSFMNQRVTNVFLGFFKAQFLVSLIILAVTLIGLLFIAPEVAIIMTLIIWIVDLIPIIGSIAVLGPWALFMFMAGDTTLGIQLSILAIILLAIRRIVEPKVMGQHIGLSPLATLISMFIGLKLLGLLGFILGPLIVITFHSAKEAGIIKWNIKI
- a CDS encoding YugN family protein, which produces MKLENTGLEEEIIDLKPLDHVTAKHAFIRAGQWDYERVTYDYRIDSDEKGITYYIRIQGYAVEGDVDRGDAVIQMLTPLLGKHYYPHGVEYGEEENFPSDIVERAKSHISQLKTEINQLKQ